A stretch of the Malus sylvestris chromosome 10, drMalSylv7.2, whole genome shotgun sequence genome encodes the following:
- the LOC126585869 gene encoding pentatricopeptide repeat-containing protein At4g21065-like: protein MMSMNNVYKLHAWFIKIGRDNHPTSLGRLLLGCTATSSPESLTYSRSLFSHFPFPDTFAYNTIIRAHAAAPSSCCHALSFFTQMRHQGVPPDNFTFPFLLKACARLQQGQDLHAHILKLGFDSDIYVQNALVSLYGGCGSVELAMNVFHAMRERDLVSWSSMMSCFINNGFAYEALALFQQMQLAENLMPDEVTMLSVISAVSSLGEMELGQWVHKFIYRSGLELTVPLGTALIDMYWRCGSIVKSIRVFNEMPFKNVNAWSALISGFAAHGRSREALRIFYEMKSSGLQPDHISITGVLVACSHGGLVEDGWRVFKSIGDEYGMEPTLEHYGCMVDLLGRAGMLHEAHEFIEKMPVRPNSVIWRTLLGACVSHNNLVLAEKVKERVHKLDPYHDGDYVLLSNAYGEAGRWVEKAKVRNSMREKRINKKHGYSFINVDQVTHEFVSGGNSHPRSDDVREFLDSIIESIRDTGYTPHTKNVLHDIEEEEKEQCLNYHSEKLAVAFALLNVKDSTTIRVMKNLRICHDCHSFMKHISAKFGREIIIRDRRRFHHFVQGSCSCQDYW, encoded by the coding sequence ATGATGTCAATGAACAATGTGTACAAGCTCCACGCTTGGTTCATCAAGATTGGCCGCGACAACCACCCTACCTCCCTTGGACGCCTCCTTCTTGGGTGCACTGCCACATCCTCCCCTGAAAGCTTAACCTACTCCCGCTCTCTCTTCTCCCACTTTCCCTTTCCAGACACCTTTGCTTACAACACCATCATTAGAGCCCATGCGGCAGCCCCCTCATCTTGTTGTCATGCACTCTCCTTCTTTACCCAAATGCGTCACCAAGGTGTCCCACCGGATAACTTCACCTTCCCATTTCTTCTCAAGGCTTGCGCTCGCCTTCAACAGGGTCAAGACCTTCATGCACACATTCTTAAGCTTGGCTTTGATTCAGACATATATGTTCAGAATGCATTAGTTAGTTTATACGGGGGTTGTGGGTCAGTTGAGCTTGCAATGAATGTGTTCCATGCAATGCGCGAAAGAGACTTGGTTTCTTGGTCTTCCATGATGTCTTGTTTCATCAACAATGGCTTTGCATACGAAGCTCTTGCTTTGTTTCAGCAAATGCAGCTTGCAGAGAATCTGATGCCAGATGAGGTTACCATGCTCAGCGTGATATCTGCCGTTTCAAGCTTAGGGGAAATGGAATTGGGTCAGTGGGTTCATAAATTTATTTACAGAAGTGGGCTAGAACTTACAGTTCCATTGGGTACGGCGTTGATTGACATGTATTGGAGATGTGGGTCCATTGTTAAATCTATCAGAGTCTTCAATGAAATGCCATTCAAGAATGTAAATGCATGGTCAGCATTGATTAGTGGCTTTGCAGCGCACGGCCGCAGTAGAGAAGCCCTTAGAATCTTTTATGAGATGAAAAGCTCTGGCTTGCAGCCAGATCATATTTCTATAACTGGAGTTTTAGTGGCTTGCAGTCATGGTGGCCTTGTTGAAGATGGCTGGAGAGTTTTCAAAAGCATTGGGGATGAGTACGGCATGGAGCCAACACTTGAGCATTATGGTTGTATGGTTGACCTGCTTGGCCGGGCCGGCATGCTTCACGAAGCGCACGAGTTCATTGAGAAGATGCCAGTAAGGCCAAATTCGGTAATTTGGAGGACTTTGCTAGGAGCATGTGTTAGTCATAACAATCTTGTGTTGGCTGAGAAAGTGAAGGAGAGGGTCCACAAGCTAGATCCTTATCATGACGGCGATTATGTGCTTTTATCGAATGCTTATGGTGAAGCTGGTAGATGGGTTGAAAAGGCAAAGGTTAGGAACTCAATGAGAGAAAAGAGAATTAACAAGAAACATGGCTATAGTTTTATCAACGTAGACCAAGTCACTCATGAGTTTGTATCAGGGGGTAATTCTCATCCCAGGTCGGATGATGTTAGAGAGTTCTTAGATAGCATAATTGAAAGTATAAGAGACACGGGGTATACTCCCCATACGAAAAATGTGCTACATGACattgaagaggaggagaaggagcaaTGTCTTAATTATCATAGTGAGAAATTGGCCGTGGCTTTTGCACTCCTGAATGTCAAGGATAGCACGACAATAAGGGTCATGAAGAACCTTCGGATTTGTCATGACTGTCATTCTTTCATGAAGCATATTTCGGCCAAATTTGGTAGAGAAATCATCATTCGTGATCGCAGACGATTCCATCACTTTGTTCAGGGATCGTGTTCTTGTCAGGATTATTGGTGA
- the LOC126585865 gene encoding DNA topoisomerase 1 beta-like gives MVPSTMSSAQENRSFVAQETSDDSEDEKPIAASRLARTQVLSIRGSHANSDDSKDDKPIATARQLVKPSQDSEDDDDDDDKPLSSRLLLTPKSKGEKRKRPLDHKADSSPKRPKVSHACSSTSTLKITEEKDDDEDDDLIPISQRIKEPTLLTEKKAMKVGSSSTRKPIEKGQNGLKLSRCPKSTNVLPSSNDGQKKWKTLVHNGVMFPPPYEPHSVKMMYEGKPVDLSPEQEEVATMYAVMKDTDYVQKKQTFRNNFWNDWRKLLGENHVIRRLDGCDFTPIYKWCMKEKENRKQMSREQKKAAGAEKKKQEEKYAWAFVDGEKEIVGRFRVEPPALFRGRGEHPKSGKVKRRILPSDVTINIGQDAPVPECPVPGERWKEVRHDDTVTWLAFWTDPITPKKFKYVYLGESSSLKIESDQKTYENARMLKDYIGKIRADYSRDFTSKDCAKRQIAVATYLIDKLALRAGNEKAEEEADTVGCCTLKVEHVKAIAPNSLEFNFLGKDSIRYQNTVEVEVPVYKEIRQFQAGKRGGDDLFDKLDASRLNAHLKQQMPGLTAKVFRTYNASITLDDLLNKEIKDKADLTEKVAVYNHANKEVAIICNHQRTISKSHEEQMSKLMEKIGGLRDNLKELKTELKRAKRGKPQPLTDTDGKKRKRNSTPDELEKKIAQKTADIENMEMGMRTKEDLKTVALGTSKLNYLDPRITVAWCKRNQVPIQKMFNTTQLRKFAWAMTVDPDFRF, from the coding sequence ATGGTTCCATCAACCATGTCATCTGCTCAAGAAAATCGTAGTTTTGTTGCTCAAGAAACCAGTGATGATTCCGAAGACGAAAAACCTATCGCTGCTTCTCGACTGGCCAGGACCCAAGTATTATCCATCCGGGGTTCTCATGCAAACAGTGATGATTCCAAAGACGATAAACCGATAGCTACTGCCAGACAACTGGTGAAACcttctcaagattcggaggacgATGACGACGACGATGATAAACCTTTATCATCAAGGCTGCTGCTAACACCCAAGTCCAAGGGTGAAAAGAGGAAGAGGCCCCTAGATCACAAGGCCGATTCTTCACCTAAAAGGCCAAAAGTTTCACATGCTTGTTCTTCAACATCTACCCTAAAAATTACGGAGGAAAAAGATGACGACGAAGATGACGACTTGATTCCAATTTCCCAGAGGATCAAGGAACCTACCTTGTTGACAGAGAAGAAGGCAATGAAGGTCGGTTCATCCTCCACCAGGAAACCGATCGAAAAGGGCCaaaatggtttgaaactttCGCGTTGCCCTAAGTCGACGAATGTGCTACCGAGCTCTAATGATGGGCagaaaaaatggaaaacttTAGTTCACAACGGTGTGATGTTTCCGCCTCCGTACGAGCCCCACAGTGTAAAGATGATGTATGAAGGGAAGCCGGTAGACTTGAGTCCGGAACAAGAGGAGGTCGCAACTATGTACGCCGTGATGAAAGATACAGATTACGTGCAGAAGAAGCAAACGTTCCGAAACAATTTTTGGAATGATTGGCGTAAGTTGCTCGGGGAGAACCACGTAATTCGGAGGTTGGATGGTTGTGATTTCACCCCAATATACAAGTGGTGtatgaaagaaaaggaaaacaggAAACAAATGAGTAGGGAACAGAAGAAGGCCGCGGGGGCGGAGAAAAAGAAACAAGAGGAGAAGTATGCGTGGGCGTTCGTTGATGGTGAAAAGGAGATAGTTGGAAGATTCAGAGTTGAACCTCCTGCATTGTTCAGAGGCCGAGGGGAGCATCCAAAATCGGGAAAGGTAAAAAGGCGGATTCTTCCGAGTGATGTTACGATCAACATAGGGCAGGATGCACCGGTTCCAGAATGTCCTGTCCCCGGCGAAAGGTGGAAAGAAGTGAGGCATGATGATACGGTTACATGGTTAGCTTTCTGGACAGATCCAATCACTCCAAAGAAATTCAAGTACGTGTATCTTGGGGAGAGTAGCTCCTTGAAGATAGAAAGTGACCAGAAGACGTACGAGAATGCGAGGATGCTCAAGGACTACATTGGGAAAATCAGGGCAGATTACTCTAGGGATTTTACCAGTAAAGATTGCGCGAAGAGGCAGATAGCGGTTGCAACCTATCTCATCGATAAGCTTGCTCTGAGGGCGGGAAATGAAAAGGCAGAAGAGGAAGCTGATACTGTTGGTTGCTGCACATTGAAGGTAGAGCATGTGAAAGCAATCGCCCCTAACTCGTTGGAGTTTAACTTCCTTGGTAAAGATTCTATCAGATACCAAAATACCGTTGAAGTTGAGGTTCCTGTTTACAAGGAAATTAGACAGTTCCAGGCCGGGAAACGCGGTGGTGATGATCTCTTTGACAAGCTGGATGCGAGTAGATTGAATGCTCATTTAAAGCAACAGATGCCTGGCCTTACGGCAAAAGTGTTTCGTACCTACAATGCTTCTATCACATTGGATGACTTGTTGAACAAGGAAATCAAAGACAAAGCAGATCTTACAGAGAAAGTCGCTGTTTATAACCACGCGAACAAAGAGGTTGCCATCATCTGTAATCACCAGCGTACAATTTCAAAGTCTCACGAAGAACAAATGTCTAAATTGATGGAAAAGATTGGCGGCCTTCGTGACAACCTCAAAGAGCTGAAAACAGAGTTGAAAAGGGCGAAAAGAGGAAAGCCACAGCCGCTGACTGACACTGATGGAAAGAAGCGAAAGAGGAATTCGACCCCAGATGAGTTGGAGAAGAAGATAGCTCAAAAAACTGCGGACATCGAAAACATGGAGATGGGCATGAGAACGAAAGAGGATCTGAAAACAGTGGCGCTGGGAACATCGAAACTCAACTATCTTGACCCTAGGATCACGGTTGCATGGTGCAAGCGAAATCAAGTTCCAATTCAGAAGATGTTCAACACCACTCAACTGAGAAAGTTTGCTTGGGCAATGACTGTGGATCCTGACTTCAGATTCTGA